tggagagccccatacacgggcagataagaagCCAAATAGGTCTAAAGAACCCAAATAagaagcttaaatctgcctgtgtatggccaccttaacatctCAGGCACAATATAGGTAGATATAGGATTGCCACTTGTGTGGTTTTGAATGGGacatccaggcctggattttttGTAAAGGCCACCAAGACCCATGTGCAGCAACCAGATTGTAATAAAATCATGATGTTATATAAAGAAGGCACTCAAGCCATTGGGGAGGCTGGGATCCAGAAGACTCTACTTTTTGCTGTTTGTCCATAGTTTTACAGCCCTAAATGATCTAAAGATCTAAAACTTATTCAGTTGTCTTGATAATTGCTGTGCATTTCTACACATTGATTGTGTGCTTAACAGAAAACTaactcctaaaaatgaatatggtacaTTGTCTATACTGAAGATATtgtaccagtctaaagtttcagcttgtcaatagcagcaatgatcgaggacttcaaacttgtcacagggggtcaccatcttggaaagtgtctgagacactcacttactcagtgggctctgagcagctgttgtcacaaatgcagaaaatattggCCTGTGATATAAGATGGTgcaacaaggctgattattacattctgatgctagttgcactagtttttgtgatgccatgtagtaattactaatcagccttatactgtgacatttctattctatgtgtccagtatattgtgagttggtccccaagctgatagcagcacagagcatgtgcagtgaatcagcagaaaagaagatggggagctgcatctttggagagacagatctttactgctaaaggccttgggctggtgcagaagccgaAAACACATTGTACAACATTTTCAACCTCCTATTTTGGTATCTGAATGCACTCCAAGGTATAGGTCAGTGATACTCATCAGCCTCTTTGTAAATGTCCCTGCTGATACATTATCATGATTTCCTGGCATTGGCAGAATTGTCTGTTTATTTTCTACTGGCAGATTGTATCTAAGATGCCATAAGCCATTTATTTGAtctcaggatttttttttgcatctacATTTTTGTATACCAATGACATGCAAAATAGCAGTAAATGCTAACATGCAAATAAATTATCGGTAGGCGACAGAAaccttctaacctgtctgatcgactgatcaccatggcacgaaaaatgttgcGACACTTCACAATGGTCTGAAAAGATTTGTACGATTAAGACTtggcatctatggccagctgtacctagggttgccacctttccggaaaaaaatgccggccttcctatatatttataatttttccctattaataacattgggatgaaacatcatttttaccagccaggcggtaaaataccggccaggtggcaaccctagctgtaccTCTGCAAGCTAAAGGCAAATAAAGTAATCATGGCTATTGATATACAGAAAGTGGAGCTGGGAAGAAGCAGTAAGTCGCACAActagatttaaatatttttacttatGCTCCTATGCAAATTAGTTCGACTTTGCACATTGATTTCGGTTGTAAATAAAAGACCTTTATTCATGATAATAGCGATCCTTAAAACTACCATTTCTTAGGAAGGAGCACATGCTGTAACTATTAACTACAGATGTGagcaacatttgtttttttctgttgagACAAAACCTGTAAAGTACTTTTGCATTATGCTCGATTTGGCAGTAGCGTTTTTTTTCTAATCATTTGCTGGAGTGCAGTTCAGTTGACATATTGTTCTCTGCATTGTGGAGTAGAACACACACCCCCATGATCTTGCAAAACTTTGAACACAATCCACATATGGAAAGTCTGAAATGTAAAACGATTGCTTCTTCTAAAACAGTGCGTGTGGCTTCGAACATTTCTTCTGAAAATATTGTCTTTTCAGGGGATGAATTCATCGGGTATGTCCACCTGCCACACATCTTTGCCGCCCCTTGCTGGAACTGGCTGCAGTAACCACCGAGCATTAGAAATGGTGGTGAGGTACTTGTGATCCAGACCTTTTAACAAAGCTTGGTTCTCTAGTTCTAGGACCTGCAAAGGGGGCAAGTTTTCCTCGCACTGCCAAGTTTCACCAACATCCACAAGCCCTGATTGGAAACAATATAAAAAGAAGCCACTGTCaatcaatatatacatatacagtatattatagtatatattaagaaaatagtaagaaacactgtattatatatttattatgacattctcaataaaaataaaatctggtatATGTTTGCTATGTAATTGGTTATTGTACTGGCCTGAATAGTGAACATAATGCAtgtaatcagggccgccatcaaaaAAAACGAATGTTttttatcttatgggggggggggctggccaccaatgttttctttttaacttgtagggggggggctggacaccaatgttttttctttaacttgcagGGTGTGGCCCTGGCCTCCAATGCTTTTTTGtaagggggcctgaccaccattttttaactaatgggggggggggctggccaccaatgttctctTTTACTTGTACGgaggggcctgaccaccaatgtttttttaatttataggggggcctggccatcaatgatttttgtttaacttgtagggaggggcctggccaccaattttttttcaacttataggggggggggctggccatcaATGATTTTTGTTTAACTTTTGGGTAGGGTTGCTAGCTTTTCTGGGACAAAAAatacggccttcctatattttgctatttctgtcctattaataacattggcatcaagcaccaTATTTACCGGCTGGGCCCGTAAAATACCAATAGGGGTTGCCACCTAGACGGTATTTTAACGGCTtgcccggtaaaaatgatggttgatcccaatgttattaatagggaaaaaagataactatgcaggaaggccggtatttttttccagaaaagttggcaaacCTAAATACCAACCAGGTGCAAACCCTACTTGTGggatgggggggggctggccaccaatgatttttgtttaacttgtacGGGGCTgtccaccagtgtttttttacttgtgcagGAGACCCTGGCCacttgtggattttttttaattttgaccaATTGGTTAAACCAAATGACTCTTATTTGTACAATAGAAATACAGGCAAATTCGAAAACAAAGTGCGATTTAGGTTAGAttaggtacctgcttaaagacGTGGTGGCAGGCTTTATAATCCTTTTGCCAAACGCGTTTTTACCGCTCGTTTCTGTGTAgtcttttttactgtggggtaggagtagggttgccacctggctggtgttttacggtaaaaatgatggttgatcccaatgttattaatatggaaaaaagataaatatacaggaaagccggtatttttttccaggaaaggtggcaaccctaagtaggAGAGGTCTGGGGCTGACCTGGGGTGGGTGgtacccagaaaatgttgttgtacaggggcCCGCTATTTCTGATGGCTGTCCTGCATGTCATTAATGATGGCAGTATAATTAGTATACTCAGTTATGTGGCAGTGCACTACATGTGTAGGTGACTCAGGCTGGGGAGGGTAACATTAGCTGTAGGAACAGGGGGGAGAAGGATTTTGCTGCATGTGTGAAAGAGCTGTTGATTGTTGTGCTGTTAAGCACAAGCCTCTCCTCTACTGAGAAAAACAAGGTGTATAGGATTCCTTCTTTATTTTAAGGTATTATCAGTCTCCCCCAATAATAACATAAACTTGAAAGCacggccgccattagaaatcaccccATACGAAAAACTTTTCAGGGCCACTTGTGACCCGCTCCcaagccccatcccagatcccGTCCaccccacatcacagttaaaagaccacacagacatcagcgctaaaaatggtaacccccccacacacacacacaagttataaaaagacaTTGATGGTCAggtcccccttataagttaaaaaaaaatggtggcgcaagggcccccaataaaagttggtgtcagggcccccatacaatttaaaaaaaaaaaaaaattggtgaccagtgCCCCTCTATAAGATGAAAAATAGTCTCCAAGTcccaccataaaagttttttgaaataattagtcagggccccccataaataaaaaaaaaatgttgacgccggggccccccttacaagttcaaAAGAAACAttagggccccagagaatattcttgtttaaaaaaaaaaacattggtggcaggggcctatagagtattaatatgatacattggtggccaggggtttaataaaataaaaacacagacatTGGTGTTCaatagaactgaactcgtggctttaggacttcaaatTCAGCTCTTTTGGTGACTGGGTttttttcgcggcttcaggacttcaaattcAGCTCCTTTTGTGACCTGGTTTTTTTTGCGACTTCAAGACTTTAAATTCGGCTCCTTGGGTGACCGGGTttttttcgtggcttcaggacttcaaattcGGCTCCTTTGGTAACCGGGTTTTATtccacggcttcaggacttcaagtttggctcctttcttgactttgggtcttttcatggcttcgggacttcaatttcggctcctttcatggcttcgggacttttcatggcttcgggacttttcatggcttcgggacttttcatggcttcgggaaTTTTtatggcttcgggacttcaatttcggctccttccgtggcttcgggtcttttcgtggcttcgggtcttttcgtggcttcgggtcttttcgtggcttcgggtcttcaaTTCCGGCTCTTTccgggacttcgggtcttttcgggacttcgggtcttttcgggacTTCTTCCACTCTTCGGGACTACGGCAGATGCGGCTCGgcagtcaaggggggcccggctattttgaAAGATGCAGCAGAACCGGGCCCACCTTTAGGCTCGGGCCCtgtacagtagtaccccctgtgcccccagatggcggccctgcttgcaAGCATCATTTGTATGTGTGGCTGAGTTACCAGTTGCCTAGGAACCTGACACAAGCTCAGAAACATTTAGGGGGTATCACTAATCTAGGCCtggatcaggcccggactgacaatctgtgggttctggcaaatgccagaggggctgctataaattgccatagaaagtcactatttattgggctggtggggggctgtttgggcctctgtgtggctgattgggcctctgtgtacttaaaatgccagggcctattttgactctcagtccagacgtGGCCAGGATGCAACAAAACACGACTTTACGGTgtaaaagcaaagtaaaaagtaGGCTAATTGGAACACTTACCTGCAATAACGCCCCTACCAAGCCTTTCTCCCGAGTCTATAACGTGCTGCACTTGTGCATGTGACATTCCAGCTCTGCTCAACAAGATGTCTCTCCAGTCATGTCCATCCCAATCTTTCACTGCAATGTGAATAGCAAGGGTGCAGTTGCGGAATTCAGCCAACAGGGGGCGCCAACGCGTTTCCAGAGTTTTGAGGCCGTTCAGCGTTAACCCGGCATAGGGCTGGCGGAAGGAAAGGCAAGCCACCCGCATGGCGGAACTAATTTGCCAGATTAATATCCTGGAATATGCTCGATAGTTAATGGTGGGTGTATGTGGTCATtagagatgtgtgtgtgtgttcggGAGAGCAGTGAATTAGCGCTTCCTTCTCCCTCCAAAAAAGTCTGTGAAACGTCAAACTACGACTCCCAGGATTCCTTGCTGCATTCAAACCTTGTAACTTTATTGTCCCGTATTTAATCAGGCAATGCCGCCCTACTGTTCCCGCCAATCAGGCTTGCGGGTTGTTCTTACTATTCGTTTCTCTCTCGGTTGTTGTTATGAAAAAGAGAGTCGCTAGCAAGATAGTGACGGTGTATCTATTGTCCTTATTGGAACAGTAAGTGTGTGACGTGCGCTTCTCTGTATGACTGGCGCCTTTATCACTACTGTGATGCGGTAGAGAAAAAGCCGCTTGAATTGAGTGTATATACAGGATTGAGCTGGAAGCTTGAGCAGGAGGGGAATTAGCTCAAATGGTAGAGCGCTCGCTTAGCATGCGAGAGGTAGCGGGATCGATGCCCGCATTCTCCACTTTTTCTTTGATAGTCCTCGTACATATAGAACAGGTATTTATGACTCTGGCCAGGAACCAGGAGTAAGCTCCAGTCAGATACtgacaatacctgctatcccacagtcatagtccctattatattcactgttactattaggcaccatctctacctaaaTTCACAGAAAAATGCTATCCACCTAATATCAAAATGCGGCTTTATTCAAACATACACGGTGGTTGGAAAtacactctgaggaagtgcccggTCACTGagttacgaaacgcgttagtttgctGTACACTCACTATTTCCAACCACCGTGTATGTTTGAATAAAGCCGCATTTTAATATTAACCCAACTGCCTCCCGTGGATATGTCCGTCAGCGCTGCAGGTGGATAGCATTTTTCTGTGAATCAAAGTACTCAGGCGAAGTTACCGAGATCCCACGATAGCTGCGACGGACGAGGTGAGACAGATGTGAGGgttactatacttgctatcccacagtcacagtccctttccagagttactatagacaccatctttccctactatacctgctatcccacagtcccttcccagagactataatcttagtgttactataggcaccatctctccatactatacctggaaagatggtgcctatagtaacagtggaataatagtctctttccttactatacctgctattccacagtcacactcccttcccagagactattatcccactgttactatagacaccatctctccctactatacctgctatccagacccggatttgtgcaaaggccacctaggcctgggcctagggtggcaggactttagggggcggcatgctgtccaatcacactcacattggttcaaaaacactgcggatgcgctggagatacaataatttttttaaatttcccatgcaccaatctggttgctctggtccagatgatgaaaaaagATGATGCATGAAcaaaggagaggggacaggggcaacaaacagcagtggcctaggggcacccactatgtaaatctggccctgctgctatcccacagtcacactccctttccagagttAATATAGACACAATTTTTCCCTATtctacctgctattccacagccacagtcccttcccagtgactattatcccactgctactataggcactaggGGTTGCCACCTGTACGGGTTGACCCAGAGAGCCTTGGTTTTTTGAAGGACTGCcaaggtcaaaacttcctgcctggttatttccaaattaggaaatttaGGGAAGAATGATTAACTCAGCGATCAACCAATCCCTGATCGCTACATCATAGCGCTGCCCCTGACATCATGACCCACGCCATGCAGCTTCATGGCCCGCCCACTGCCCAGATTCAACTGGACCAAGATTATGGCATCTCAAACTGACGCCAGTCCTGGTTTTCATTtcaggtctctgaggaagtgttgtatcacgaaacgcgtcagacctcagatgctAAGTTTGTCTGATTGATATTATgtctaaataaagaatttaactttttaatcatctggagaagagcgatttttgtttgatgcccaggagtgcgctgcctccAAATATTCTACtttgctggttttcatttggggcatattgaaatgttaaaataagcaataaatgCAGCGTTTTAATTTGCTCATTAATCTCAGGGTGGTGCAATTTCTGGATCTCTGCATTATTCCATCTCCCTAATGAGTTTAATTCAATCCTGCAAACCCTCATTTTGAGTGGAGGTGATTTCCACTaattataaccccccccccccaagtgatgAGAGTGCTGGAGTTGCCGCAGAAGTAGAACATCTACTGGCAGTCTAAAATGTGTACAGGCTGAAGTCTGTGCAAGTGGAGAGAAGGGATATGGGGAAGGTggtgtttttattataaaaactgtacagattttgtATTCAAAGTATATTacaagatacagtagaacccccttttttttgttttttggattatgcacagaaaaactgtgtaaaaccTAAAATatgggtatgtaaaattgaggtttccctgtatatttctttttttttgtattttgaagtGGACCTGGTAATGGGATTTACATTTTTGATTATAGTTATATGGTATAGTAATAATTTCTAAGACTTTGTTTATATAGAGAACAACACAGCATATCTGCAgcttccctggtggtctagtggttaggattcggcgctctcaccgccgcggcccgggttcgattcccggtcagggaacttctgtttttaaaaatgtaattgtagttTAATTTATCTGTACttcctttgcaaatgttattatgtATCACGTTGATTATATATCTGAATACTTTGTTAACCCCTTCAATGCCACGTTTTGTAAAGGTTACATTCTGTTGATACAAGGACTGATAGATTGTATGATCTACAGTTCTGGGAAGCAGAGGAGCagtttttggggagattttttatatattttttatataatatgtcCCTAatgtgaaagagcacaaaatgctttaataaacGTCTGCCCCTGAGtataaatgaaatgcaaatttctgctggcacttaaattAAACAAACATGAAACAGTTGGTCTTTGGAAAATAACTGCTGCgttggccgggaatcgaacccgggtcaACTGCTTGGAAGGCAGCTATGCTCACCACTATACCACCAACGCCTGCTGTGACAATGAAATTTTCAGAATAACATTTTCTGGATGTGAGTAAATGTGTTTGATTTCAGTGTCGGGTGTCCCCAGGAGTTGGAGGGTGTGCTGcgagtttaaccctttaagtgcaagCCGGATTTCATTTGCACCTAGTGCTGGAcctttttaaagcattttgtaCTCTTGTGTGGAATAGAAGCGGGGGTGCACTTTTTGCCCAAAGTGCATCCCCAGGAGTTGGAAGCTGTGCTgtgagtttaaccctttaagtgccagccgAATTTCATTTGCACCTAGTGTGGGAACTTTTTAAAGTACTCTTCTGTGGAATAGAAGTGGGGATGAACTTTTTGCCAAAAGTGCGTCCCCAGGAGTTGGAGGCTGTGATGTGAGTTTAAGGCAAGGGTTGTGATAAAAACTTGtatagcaaacatttttttttatgctgtagtCAAGGGGGTTATTAGGAGGGTTAATTATACATCTGCAAGGTAGACATTTGAAACTATACATTATAAAACTTAGGTTTTGCCATATATCAAAGGTGAAAAAATCATTTTAGGCACCCAAAAAACCACAGTCTctgtggcgcaatcggttagcgcgtTCGGCTGTTAACCGAAAGGTTGGTGGTTCAAGCCCACCCAGGGACGATGTAATTTTTCTTCCCAAAAACTTTTTGCAGTAAGTGCACGCTTTGCTTCAtggtaattaaataattatttgcaactGTGTGTAAGGTAAAAGGATTCAGTAAAATCTGAGCCATTTACAGCAGAATTAAAACAAAtgcaagtgcctggccaaaccagaTCTGAACCAGATTTGTTTTGGTATTCAGCCTAATCCCAAAAATAAGAATTCAGTGCACCGGGTGCTGCTTTCCTTTTGTTTGCCCTCCCCCCGCATAAAATTTACTTTAAGATTCCCCCCACTAAATCACCTGTGATCATTCGTGAAATCTCAGGTCATCAGTCAAGCAGAATTCTCCTGCAGATTCTACAATCTTGCTATGGAGGGCAAAAAGAGAATTGCTTGTGAAATCTACGAGCAGACGTAAATGTGCATATCATAATCTGTTGGTGTGCCCCCTTATGAAATAACAGGGGTGGTTCATAAACTTTATGTTAATCAAAGACATTGTCATGAATGAAGCAACAAAAGAGTTCTACCAGAAGTGGGGTTCGAACCCACGCGGACATACGTCCATTGGATCTtaagtccaacgccttaaccactcggccatcctggTATACCTATTGGTCTTCTGGAAAGAGGCATTTATATTATGAATGTCTGATTGTTTCTTTTAaaagtaacaaataaaacatcaaatacaaaaaGGATTGTAGAAGTGATGCCCTTTAGTGActatcaataaaaatacattgcaagctttcggagcttgcaatgtattttaattgTTAGCCACTATAGCTATCActtttacaatactttttgtatttgtttgtttttttatttgtgatttttgctgctggctaacacggtaccacagtttttgttttgtgctttcctttaaaaggagatCATTCGATTATTCATTGTTTGTCCTGAAAATAAACGCAGAGACCAAAGCTTGACCACATGataaattgtttatatttttataacaggAATACCACCAGGTTTCTAAAAAATGTCACATGACAAATatggaaggaacaggcaaagtTTGTGGCAGATCCTCATCACTTCTAACAAAATGTTTTATAGACATGCTAACCCTTTTAGAGCAAAACAAAACTTCCTTCCCTGACCGGGAATCGAACCTGGGCCGCGGCGGTGAGAGCGCCGAATcctaaccactagaccaccagggaactTGGTAAAAGGTGAAAGGTAAAAGGCAAAAGGCAGTCCATAAGGAGTTTATTTCAATTACTCTTCTAGCCAAGGCAATTTCGAGAAGGAAAGTCAGCTTGATGTTGACCATTTTGTGGGGTACCTTGTCAAGGGGTTCAAATAGATCCTCTGTTAAGGCTTTGTAAGAATTCCACTATTTGTAAGTCAGAGTTCTGCATGGGAGATGTACTCTTGTTGGAggaccaatctttttttttccgtTGGGCAGTGTTTTTTGTCCGCTAATAGTGTAGTAATTGAACCCTCTGAGAGACCTAAGAATCTCAATTTTTCCCTTACAAATGCCAGGCAGTTAGGACAAGTTTTTCTGGATGAGGGTACATCTGTGTATGCTGAATTAGGAGATCCCGTCTTTTTAGCAGTTTCCAGATATTCCCTTTGTCCAGCTTGAGAATTTAAGGGACTTAACTTTGTCCACAATCTTGTTGTCCTTTTCTGGGGTGTGAATGGCTTTCAGAATCAGCAGGTTCTTCTCTGCCCAGGTGAGTATAATTATGGTCAAGCATAAGAGATTCCAACATCTTGTTCCCCCTTGTTTCATGAGGTATCTGACCGCTGTTGTGTTGTCCAATTTGATTATAACTACTTTCCTTTTTATGAGAGGACTGGAGGCTAAAAGGCTCAGATAGAACACTTTTAGCTctctctgacatggggctagacatattgtcagtttcccagctgcccccagtcatgtgacttgtgcctgcactttaggatggaatgcAAAGTAGGATGCAAAGTTTGTGGCAGATTCTCAGCccttctaacaatttttttaatagacatgCCAACTCTTTTACGTTAGAGCAAAACAATACATATTTCCctgaccgggaatcgaacccgggccgcggcggtgagagcgccgaatcctaaccactagaccaccagggaactTGTTGCAAATGGCCACATGTGGGAAATTCAGTTTCAATGTAGCACCTCTTCAGTTCTTGTCTGATTTGATTGTTGGGTCAGTGTCAATAAATAACAGAAGGATACAGCATTAGTCCAGTAGGTCACTTATCCAGTAAAAGTCCCATCAGAATACCTAGAAGAATCAGCCAGAGTGCTGTCTCCACCTTAATGCTGTGTACACTTAAAGGGAAGAAAACCTTTACAGCGTCCATGGGTGGGCTTGAACCACCAACCTTTTGGTTAACAGCCGAACGCGCTTACCGATTGCGCCACAGAGACAACTGGAAGAATTGGAGTACATACTTACCTGTTACCTTAAATACTTATTTCACAGTTAATTCTAAGTGGTACCTTTTTAGGCGCTCATCAACTGCATATTACAGGGGCTTGCTCCACACACCCTTTCTAGCGAATGTTCTACTATCATTCTCAAGAGTTCTCTGTGTACAAAGTGCAAGATTCTAAGCAAAAGCCACTTCGTTTGCATTCAAAGACGGGGTCATGAATGAAACAACAAAAGAGGTCTACCAGAAGTGGGGTTCGAACCCACGCGGACATATGTCCATTGGATCTTAAGTtaacgccttaaccactcggccatcctaGTATACAATGTGAACTTGTGTAGAGAggcatttatcatcatcatcatcatttatttatatagcgctgtcaagatacgcattTATATTATGAATGTCAGattatttcctttaaaaggcGATA
This Xenopus laevis strain J_2021 chromosome 8S, Xenopus_laevis_v10.1, whole genome shotgun sequence DNA region includes the following protein-coding sequences:
- the eola1.S gene encoding uncharacterized protein LOC432066, encoding MRVACLSFRQPYAGLTLNGLKTLETRWRPLLAEFRNCTLAIHIAVKDWDGHDWRDILLSRAGMSHAQVQHVIDSGERLGRGVIAGLVDVGETWQCEENLPPLQVLELENQALLKGLDHKYLTTISNARWLLQPVPARGGKDVWQVDIPDEFIP